A single window of Actinoallomurus bryophytorum DNA harbors:
- a CDS encoding ABC transporter permease has protein sequence MLRFLIRRLLLGVLTLWLVSTSVFILAYWVPNDPARAIAGERATQEMVNNIRRALGLDDPLIVQYGRYMGHLVKFDLGRSYVNGGTSVWTLVQGALPTTVWLVFGAGIIWLAFGIITGVVSATKARSLFDRASTVFVLIGLSIPPAVLALTLTYVLFFKLRTNGVALFDVGPPGSPFSDPTLFLSRMVLPWAALAYLTTATYTRLTRSSMLEVLGEDYIRTARSKGLPERRVLYRHALRAALTPVITQFGVDIGYLIGGTLVTESVFGLNGFGALIVHSLNIGDTPTIIGCTIFVALFIVVANLLVDILYSFLDPRVRVS, from the coding sequence ATGCTTCGATTCCTCATCCGCCGGCTCCTGCTCGGCGTGCTCACGTTGTGGCTCGTCTCGACGAGCGTGTTCATTCTCGCGTACTGGGTGCCGAACGACCCGGCCCGTGCGATCGCGGGCGAACGCGCCACCCAGGAGATGGTCAACAACATCCGCAGGGCCCTGGGCCTGGACGACCCGCTCATCGTCCAGTACGGCCGCTACATGGGTCACCTGGTCAAGTTCGACCTGGGCAGGTCCTACGTCAACGGCGGCACCAGCGTCTGGACGCTGGTGCAGGGCGCGCTGCCCACCACCGTGTGGCTGGTCTTCGGCGCCGGCATCATCTGGCTCGCCTTCGGCATCATCACCGGTGTCGTCAGCGCGACCAAGGCGCGCAGCCTCTTCGACCGGGCATCGACGGTCTTCGTCCTCATCGGGCTTTCGATTCCGCCGGCCGTCCTCGCGCTCACCCTGACGTACGTGCTGTTCTTCAAGCTGCGCACCAACGGCGTCGCCCTGTTCGACGTGGGCCCGCCCGGTAGCCCCTTCAGCGACCCCACCCTCTTCCTGTCGCGCATGGTGCTGCCGTGGGCGGCGCTGGCGTACCTGACCACCGCCACCTACACACGGCTGACCCGTAGCTCCATGCTCGAAGTGCTGGGCGAGGACTACATCCGGACGGCGCGTTCCAAGGGCCTTCCGGAGCGCCGCGTGCTGTACCGGCACGCGCTGCGGGCCGCGCTCACTCCGGTCATCACCCAGTTCGGCGTCGACATCGGCTACCTGATCGGCGGCACGCTGGTCACCGAGTCCGTGTTCGGTCTCAACGGGTTCGGCGCGCTGATCGTGCACTCGCTCAACATCGGGGACACCCCGACGATCATCGGCTGCACGATCTTCGTGGCACTCTTCATCGTGGTCGCGAACCTTCTCGTCGACATCTTGTACTCCTTCCTCGACCCCCGTGTCCGGGTCAGCTGA
- a CDS encoding MFS transporter — protein sequence MSYASDLRLVLKGRDFRRLFATRLVSALSDGVFQVGVAGYVLFSPEQKATAAEAAATAAVLLLPYSVVGPFAGVFIDRWRRRQILVYAPLIRALCLAATAALLLYGHDGAPFLLSALIVLGVNRFFLSALSAGLPHVVGRPELITANAVSVTSGTMASFAGAGVGYLLRLGFGADQHGTALVLLSAAAVYVATSAIATTLGRDLLGPELRLARQQTREAVRQVLHGLVDGARHVRERRAAAAALGAIGMHRFLYGITTIMTVLLFRNYFTDNAQAGMGGFALTLVVSGFGYFLAAVITPVVTERIRKEVWITAQLAFAAVAEVVLAAPFKPIPFVIGGFALGVAAQGVKLCVDTIMQTIILDAYRGRVFSFYDMIFNGLYVAGFAVAAAILPPTGKSYAALAVIGCGYGLAAVAYWFGAKNTVNVATAGSDLEV from the coding sequence GTGTCGTACGCGTCGGACCTGCGGCTGGTCCTCAAAGGCCGGGACTTTCGCCGCCTCTTCGCGACGCGGCTCGTCTCCGCGCTCTCCGATGGCGTGTTCCAGGTGGGCGTCGCGGGATACGTGCTGTTCTCTCCCGAGCAGAAGGCCACCGCGGCGGAGGCCGCGGCGACCGCGGCGGTGCTGCTGCTGCCCTACTCCGTGGTCGGGCCGTTCGCCGGCGTCTTCATCGACCGCTGGCGCCGCCGCCAGATCCTCGTCTACGCGCCTTTGATCCGTGCCCTGTGCCTGGCCGCCACCGCGGCCCTCCTGCTGTACGGGCACGACGGCGCGCCGTTCCTGCTGTCCGCGCTCATCGTGCTGGGCGTCAACCGGTTCTTCCTGTCCGCGCTGTCGGCCGGGCTCCCGCATGTCGTCGGCCGGCCCGAGCTGATCACCGCGAACGCCGTGTCGGTCACCTCGGGGACGATGGCGTCCTTCGCCGGAGCGGGCGTCGGCTACCTGTTGCGGCTGGGGTTCGGCGCCGACCAGCACGGCACCGCGCTCGTCCTGCTGTCGGCGGCAGCCGTGTACGTCGCGACATCGGCGATCGCCACGACCCTCGGCCGTGACCTGCTCGGCCCGGAGCTGCGCCTGGCCCGGCAACAGACCCGCGAGGCGGTACGCCAGGTGTTGCACGGCCTGGTCGACGGCGCACGGCACGTACGCGAACGGCGCGCGGCCGCCGCGGCTCTCGGCGCCATCGGCATGCACCGCTTCCTGTACGGCATCACGACGATCATGACCGTGCTGCTGTTCCGCAACTACTTCACCGACAACGCCCAGGCGGGGATGGGCGGGTTCGCGCTCACGCTCGTGGTGTCCGGGTTCGGGTACTTCCTGGCCGCCGTGATCACCCCGGTGGTGACCGAGCGGATCCGCAAGGAAGTGTGGATCACCGCTCAGCTCGCCTTCGCGGCCGTGGCGGAGGTCGTGCTGGCGGCGCCGTTCAAGCCGATCCCGTTCGTCATCGGCGGGTTCGCACTCGGCGTCGCGGCCCAGGGAGTGAAGCTCTGCGTCGACACGATCATGCAGACGATCATCCTCGACGCCTACCGGGGCCGGGTGTTCTCGTTCTACGACATGATCTTCAACGGCCTGTACGTTGCGGGCTTCGCGGTCGCGGCGGCCATCCTGCCGCCGACGGGCAAGTCCTATGCCGCCCTCGCCGTGATCGGCTGCGGCTATGGCCTCGCCGCGGTGGCCTACTGGTTCGGCGCCAAAAACACGGTGAATGTTGCTACCGCCGGTAGTGACTTGGAGGTATGA
- the bioA gene encoding adenosylmethionine--8-amino-7-oxononanoate transaminase produces the protein MTHAEDLSAAELLAFDRSHIWHPYSPMPATTPVHPVVSAEGVRLTLADGRVLIDGMSSWWAAIHGYRHPALDAAVSAQLGEMAHVMFGGLTHPLAVRLARALVDLTPEPLTKVFFADSGSVSVEVAIKMALQYWRSRGRSRTRLLTVRGGYHGDTFGAMAVCDPVNGMHHLFADQLPRHVFAPMPPVSGEDPDYAAELRRLVTEHAGELAAIIVEPVVQGAGGMRFYAPAWLRLLRELADEYDVLLILDEIATGFGRSGTFFGCEHAGVSPDIMCVGKALTGGYLTMAATLCTDRVARGISEGEAGVLMHGPTYMANPLACAAAVASIGLLRERDWHAEVTGIEKGLTEGLEPARGLPGVRDVRVLGAIGVIETIEPVDVAAVQETVMSHGVWLRPFGNLIYTMPPYVTEPSDLAQITTAMVAAADQM, from the coding sequence ATGACGCACGCTGAGGACCTGTCCGCGGCCGAGCTCCTCGCCTTCGACCGTAGCCACATCTGGCATCCGTACTCCCCCATGCCGGCCACGACACCGGTCCACCCGGTGGTCTCGGCCGAGGGCGTGCGGCTGACGCTGGCCGACGGCCGCGTGCTGATCGACGGCATGTCCTCGTGGTGGGCGGCGATCCACGGATACCGCCATCCGGCGCTCGACGCCGCCGTGAGCGCGCAGCTCGGCGAGATGGCGCACGTGATGTTCGGCGGCCTCACCCACCCGCTCGCGGTACGCCTGGCGCGAGCGCTGGTCGACCTGACACCGGAGCCGCTCACGAAGGTCTTCTTCGCCGACTCCGGGTCCGTGTCCGTCGAGGTCGCGATCAAGATGGCGTTGCAGTACTGGCGTTCGCGCGGCCGTTCCAGGACGCGCCTGCTCACCGTGCGCGGCGGGTACCACGGCGACACGTTCGGCGCGATGGCGGTGTGCGATCCGGTGAACGGCATGCACCACCTGTTCGCGGACCAGCTGCCGCGCCACGTGTTCGCGCCGATGCCGCCCGTCTCGGGCGAGGACCCGGACTACGCCGCCGAGCTGAGGCGTCTCGTCACCGAGCACGCCGGCGAGCTCGCCGCGATCATCGTGGAGCCGGTCGTGCAGGGCGCCGGCGGGATGCGCTTCTACGCCCCGGCCTGGCTGCGGCTGCTGCGCGAGCTCGCCGACGAGTACGACGTGCTGTTGATCCTCGATGAGATCGCCACCGGCTTCGGGCGCTCCGGGACGTTCTTCGGCTGTGAGCATGCCGGGGTGTCTCCCGACATCATGTGCGTGGGCAAGGCGCTGACCGGTGGATACCTGACCATGGCCGCGACCCTGTGCACCGACCGGGTGGCACGTGGGATCAGCGAGGGCGAGGCGGGTGTGCTCATGCACGGCCCGACCTACATGGCCAACCCGCTCGCCTGTGCGGCGGCGGTCGCGTCGATCGGGCTGCTGAGGGAGCGCGACTGGCACGCGGAGGTCACGGGGATCGAGAAGGGGCTCACCGAGGGGCTGGAACCGGCGCGAGGCCTGCCCGGCGTCCGTGATGTACGGGTGCTGGGCGCGATCGGCGTGATCGAGACCATCGAGCCGGTCGACGTGGCCGCGGTCCAGGAGACGGTCATGAGCCACGGCGTATGGCTCCGCCCGTTCGGCAACCTCATCTACACGATGCCCCCGTACGTCACCGAGCCGTCCGACCTCGCCCAGATCACGACCGCGATGGTGGCCGCGGCCGATCAGATGTGA
- a CDS encoding CCA tRNA nucleotidyltransferase, with product MKHQAAITELLGRVTPLADDLGRVFASAGHELALVGGPVRDVLLGRSVSDLDFTTDARPERILEIVDGWADAVWTIGIEFGTVGLRKGDHQIEITTYRSESYDTKSRKPEVSYGTSLEDDLARRDFAVNAMAARLPGHEFVDPYGGLDDLRAKLIRTPGRPEDSFGDDPLRMLRAARFSSQLGFTVAPEVVTAMTEMAGRLEIVSAERIRDEISKLLMGARPRDGLALLVDTGLAAQVLPELPKLRLEIDEHHRHKDVYDHSLIVLEQAIAQEKDGPDLVLRLAALLHDIGKPKTRSFVEGGRVTFHHHEVVGASMSKARLVALRYPKDVVADVSRLVELHLRFHGYGKGEWTDSAVRRYVRDAGHLLPRLHKLTRADCTTRNKRKAAALARTYDDLELRIARLEQEEELAKLRPELDGHEIQQVLGLQPGPEVGKAYKFLLDLRLDQGPVGKEAASTALREWWQDQS from the coding sequence ATGAAGCATCAAGCCGCCATCACCGAGCTGCTCGGCCGGGTGACGCCACTCGCCGACGACCTCGGCCGGGTTTTCGCCTCCGCGGGCCATGAGCTCGCGCTCGTCGGCGGCCCGGTGCGCGATGTCCTGCTCGGGCGCTCGGTCAGCGACCTCGACTTCACCACGGACGCGCGACCGGAGCGCATTCTGGAGATCGTCGACGGCTGGGCGGACGCCGTCTGGACGATCGGCATCGAGTTCGGCACGGTCGGCCTGCGCAAGGGTGACCATCAGATCGAGATCACGACCTACCGCAGCGAGTCCTATGACACCAAGTCGCGCAAGCCGGAGGTCTCCTACGGCACGTCACTGGAGGACGACCTGGCACGCCGGGACTTCGCGGTCAACGCCATGGCCGCGCGCCTGCCGGGGCATGAGTTCGTCGATCCGTACGGGGGACTGGACGACCTGCGGGCCAAGCTGATCCGCACGCCGGGGCGCCCGGAGGACTCCTTCGGCGACGACCCGCTGCGGATGCTGCGGGCCGCGCGCTTCTCCTCCCAGCTCGGTTTCACGGTCGCGCCGGAAGTGGTCACGGCCATGACCGAGATGGCGGGCCGCCTCGAGATCGTCTCGGCCGAGCGGATCCGCGACGAGATCTCCAAGCTGCTGATGGGCGCACGGCCACGCGACGGCCTGGCACTCCTGGTCGACACCGGACTCGCGGCGCAGGTGCTGCCCGAACTGCCCAAGCTCAGGCTGGAGATCGACGAGCACCACCGGCACAAGGACGTGTACGACCACTCGCTGATCGTCTTGGAGCAGGCGATCGCCCAGGAGAAGGACGGTCCGGACCTGGTGCTGCGGCTGGCCGCGCTGCTGCACGACATCGGCAAGCCGAAGACCCGTTCGTTCGTCGAGGGCGGCCGGGTGACCTTCCACCACCACGAGGTCGTCGGAGCCTCGATGAGCAAGGCGCGGCTCGTCGCGCTGCGCTACCCGAAGGACGTCGTGGCGGACGTGTCCCGGCTGGTCGAGCTGCACCTGCGCTTCCACGGGTACGGCAAGGGCGAGTGGACCGACTCGGCGGTGCGGCGTTACGTCCGCGACGCCGGGCACCTGCTGCCACGGCTGCACAAGCTGACCCGGGCCGACTGCACCACGCGCAACAAGCGCAAGGCGGCGGCGCTGGCGCGGACCTATGACGACCTGGAGCTGCGGATCGCGCGACTGGAGCAGGAAGAGGAGCTGGCCAAGCTCCGTCCTGAGCTGGACGGGCACGAGATCCAGCAGGTCCTCGGCCTGCAACCCGGCCCCGAGGTCGGCAAGGCCTACAAGTTCCTGCTCGACCTGCGCCTGGACCAGGGGCCGGTGGGCAAGGAGGCCGCCTCCACGGCGCTGCGGGAGTGGTGGCAGGACCAGTCATGA
- a CDS encoding NUDIX domain-containing protein, whose translation MPRPRSRRRLGGPPGPHQEETSAGGLVVDVAGAARAALIARYGREGRLRWSLPKGHVEGGETIEEAAVREVEEETGIRGRIIAPLGAVDYWFSADRRRIHKTVHHHLLLATGGVLSAADLEVAEVGWFPLAEVAGRLAHADERRLVASVPQLLAGVT comes from the coding sequence GTGCCCCGCCCGCGTAGTCGCCGACGGCTCGGCGGCCCGCCCGGTCCTCACCAAGAGGAGACATCGGCGGGCGGTCTGGTCGTCGATGTCGCGGGCGCCGCGCGAGCGGCACTGATCGCCCGGTACGGCCGCGAAGGCCGGCTCCGGTGGTCGCTGCCCAAAGGCCATGTCGAAGGCGGAGAGACGATCGAGGAGGCGGCGGTGCGCGAGGTCGAGGAGGAGACCGGCATTCGTGGCCGGATCATCGCTCCTCTCGGCGCCGTCGACTACTGGTTCTCCGCAGACCGCCGGCGCATACACAAGACGGTTCATCACCACCTTCTTCTCGCCACCGGCGGTGTTCTCTCCGCCGCCGACCTCGAGGTCGCCGAGGTCGGGTGGTTCCCCCTCGCCGAGGTGGCCGGCCGTCTCGCCCATGCCGACGAGCGCCGCCTCGTCGCCTCCGTGCCCCAACTCCTCGCAGGCGTGACGTGA
- a CDS encoding DUF6049 family protein produces the protein MRRLLALVIPLLLSGGPALAATPSPPHGQAQHTARASRDRQPAAKPPVAITLGSVKPAYLKASSTLRVSGRLVNQSQSTYQQVSVRLWFRSRAMTSRGEVETYADGKGPDPQQAGQPRVISATLPVGGQKSWRLSLSARQMGLRTFGVYPIMVEVRNSAGVVLGHQRTFVTYYPAGTPLQRTKVAWVWPLIDQPHRAADTTFVDDQLERQLGTGGRLSTIVGAARATKTPLSWLIDPSLVDDANKMGNTDGYNIKGDANRSQSVAALTWLTTLHNAVANDRLFATPYADPDVTALADRGMSDDVKAAAQEGTRALADVRLSGATTSTAMPPDGLPVDQATLSSLVASGSRTILLSSAVLPDARVETFTPDPVVNKNVSGTNVKLVAYDDTLRKILGQPTTTPGGTILAEQRFLAETAMITGEAPQNPRTIVITPPRRWKPSATFAKAVLNYTAKAPWLSPVPLSSVETLKPTERTFQPQKSPLGLSKNYLRQVRDLRSDVRKFTSIFEPPASDFTLGIARTESSAWNGQSRHGKLVRDTLKDELEKSMGRIKVLNDGTTMAGKSGRIPITISNGLDHGTVTVTLHAYSQNPTRLRVDAVDRTLRLEHGHKDQVTLDMKASANGIADVYLQLRTPKGEDFGGAHVLRVNASGYGRTALLITGISLAVLFVGVAIRIVRRRADRAGESVE, from the coding sequence GTGAGAAGACTCCTCGCCCTGGTCATCCCTCTGCTGCTCAGCGGAGGACCGGCGCTCGCCGCCACACCGTCGCCACCGCACGGTCAGGCCCAGCACACGGCTCGCGCCTCGCGCGACCGCCAGCCCGCGGCCAAGCCGCCCGTCGCCATCACCTTGGGGTCGGTCAAGCCCGCGTACCTGAAGGCGAGTTCGACGCTGCGCGTGAGCGGCCGGCTCGTCAACCAGTCCCAGAGCACCTACCAGCAGGTCTCGGTCCGCCTCTGGTTCAGGTCTCGAGCGATGACGAGCCGCGGCGAGGTGGAGACCTACGCCGACGGAAAGGGCCCGGATCCGCAGCAGGCGGGCCAGCCCCGGGTGATCTCGGCGACCCTGCCGGTCGGCGGGCAGAAGAGCTGGAGACTCTCGCTCTCGGCGCGCCAGATGGGCCTGCGGACGTTCGGCGTCTACCCGATCATGGTCGAGGTCAGGAACAGCGCCGGGGTCGTCCTCGGCCATCAGCGCACGTTCGTCACCTACTACCCGGCCGGCACGCCGCTCCAGCGGACCAAGGTCGCCTGGGTCTGGCCGCTGATCGACCAGCCCCACCGCGCGGCCGACACCACTTTCGTCGACGACCAGCTCGAACGCCAGCTCGGCACCGGCGGGCGGCTCTCCACCATCGTCGGCGCGGCGCGCGCGACGAAGACTCCCCTGAGCTGGCTCATCGACCCCAGCCTGGTCGACGACGCGAACAAGATGGGGAACACCGACGGCTACAACATCAAGGGCGACGCCAACCGCTCGCAGAGCGTCGCGGCGCTCACCTGGCTGACGACACTGCACAACGCGGTTGCCAACGACCGTCTCTTCGCCACGCCGTACGCCGATCCCGACGTGACGGCGCTGGCGGACCGGGGCATGAGCGATGACGTGAAGGCCGCCGCGCAGGAGGGGACGCGCGCGCTCGCCGACGTCCGCCTGAGTGGCGCGACCACCTCGACCGCGATGCCTCCCGACGGGCTCCCGGTCGACCAGGCCACGCTCTCCTCCCTCGTCGCGAGCGGCTCTCGTACGATCCTGCTCAGCAGCGCGGTCCTGCCGGACGCGCGGGTCGAGACGTTCACCCCCGACCCCGTGGTGAACAAGAACGTCTCCGGCACGAACGTCAAGCTCGTGGCCTACGACGACACGCTGCGCAAGATCCTCGGCCAGCCCACCACCACGCCCGGCGGGACGATCCTCGCCGAGCAGCGCTTCCTCGCCGAGACGGCCATGATCACCGGCGAGGCGCCCCAGAATCCGCGGACCATCGTGATCACCCCGCCGAGGCGCTGGAAGCCCAGCGCCACCTTTGCCAAGGCCGTGCTCAACTACACGGCCAAGGCCCCCTGGCTGAGTCCGGTTCCGCTGAGCAGCGTCGAGACGCTGAAGCCCACCGAGCGCACCTTCCAGCCGCAGAAGAGCCCCCTGGGGCTCAGCAAGAACTACCTGCGGCAGGTACGCGACCTGCGCAGCGACGTCCGGAAGTTCACCTCGATCTTCGAGCCACCCGCCAGCGACTTCACCCTCGGCATCGCGCGTACCGAGTCCTCGGCGTGGAACGGCCAGTCGCGACACGGCAAGCTGGTGCGCGACACGCTCAAAGACGAACTCGAAAAGTCCATGGGGCGAATCAAGGTGCTGAACGACGGCACCACCATGGCCGGCAAGTCGGGCCGCATCCCGATCACGATCTCCAACGGGCTCGATCACGGCACCGTGACGGTCACGCTGCACGCCTATTCGCAAAATCCCACGCGATTGCGCGTCGACGCCGTCGACCGCACTCTCAGACTCGAACACGGGCACAAGGATCAGGTCACGCTCGACATGAAGGCGTCGGCCAACGGCATAGCCGACGTCTACCTCCAGCTCCGTACCCCCAAGGGCGAGGATTTCGGTGGCGCCCACGTCCTTCGCGTGAACGCCAGCGGTTACGGACGAACCGCGCTGCTCATCACGGGCATCTCACTTGCCGTACTCTTCGTCGGCGTCGCCATTCGCATCGTGCGCCGTCGAGCCGACAGAGCGGGGGAGTCCGTTGAGTGA
- the murJ gene encoding murein biosynthesis integral membrane protein MurJ, with translation MSDLEPGRSEVASTLPDIPVIGPTTGPTADPADDPSTQVFDTSEGIKAAESESSGSRGGVGGLLKSSAVMAVGTVASRLLGFVRNAVIVIALGTGPLGDVYNVANTFPNVVYDMLLGGILTAVHVPMLVRALEKDRAYGEEYEARLLTIVLGGLLVLTGIAMFCAPLLVDLYASGFTPDQHKLAVIFALFFLPQIFFYGVGALAGASLNARGSFAAPMWTPVLNSVVVIVVGGAFLVVAGPGVTPSSISSSDVTLLAGGTTLGIVVQTLAMWPSLRKVGFRFRPRFDFRREELAPVGGMALWTLLYVAIMQIGFVVNTNIAVRAGVRGEKEHLGYGVGLTPWNNAYLLFQLPYAIVGVSVMTALLPRMSRHASEERFDLVRDDLTTGLNLSSVIIIPSAALLFALSPELVTAFFSHGSTGVADGLMIANVVQAFALSLVPFAIFQLLLRVFYSLADTRTPALIAIGNIAISITLGLIGYAILPTDMIVEGIAIALGISWVVGCMVAALILRRRLAGLEARQMVRTHVKIAVATVPAFVFALGVHELFVKLFYYQLITSVAALAVGGAGAAVLYVLVARRLRISEVETLAGTVMRRLPGRVSS, from the coding sequence TTGAGTGACCTGGAGCCGGGCCGCTCGGAGGTGGCCAGCACGCTGCCGGACATTCCGGTGATCGGCCCCACGACCGGTCCCACCGCCGATCCGGCGGACGATCCGAGCACGCAGGTCTTCGACACCTCCGAGGGCATCAAGGCCGCCGAGTCGGAGTCCTCCGGCTCCCGCGGTGGTGTCGGCGGCCTGCTGAAGTCCAGCGCCGTCATGGCCGTGGGCACCGTCGCCTCGCGGCTGCTCGGTTTCGTGCGCAACGCGGTCATCGTGATCGCGCTCGGCACCGGCCCGCTCGGTGACGTCTACAACGTCGCCAACACCTTCCCCAACGTCGTCTACGACATGCTGCTCGGCGGCATCCTCACCGCGGTCCACGTGCCGATGCTCGTACGCGCGCTGGAGAAGGACCGCGCGTACGGCGAGGAGTACGAGGCACGGTTGCTCACGATCGTGCTCGGCGGCCTGCTGGTCCTCACCGGGATCGCGATGTTCTGCGCGCCGCTCCTCGTGGACCTGTACGCCAGCGGCTTCACGCCCGACCAGCACAAACTCGCCGTGATCTTCGCGCTGTTCTTCCTGCCGCAGATCTTCTTCTACGGCGTCGGCGCGCTGGCCGGCGCCTCGCTGAACGCCCGCGGCAGCTTCGCCGCGCCGATGTGGACACCGGTGCTGAACAGCGTGGTCGTCATCGTCGTCGGCGGCGCGTTCCTGGTCGTCGCCGGGCCGGGCGTCACGCCGTCGAGCATCAGCAGCAGTGATGTCACGCTCCTGGCCGGCGGCACGACCCTCGGCATCGTCGTGCAGACCCTCGCGATGTGGCCCTCACTGCGCAAGGTCGGCTTCAGGTTCCGCCCACGCTTCGACTTCCGCCGCGAGGAGCTCGCACCGGTCGGCGGCATGGCCCTGTGGACGCTGCTCTACGTCGCCATCATGCAGATCGGCTTCGTGGTGAACACCAACATCGCGGTACGCGCCGGGGTGCGCGGCGAGAAGGAACACCTCGGGTACGGCGTCGGGCTCACCCCGTGGAACAACGCCTACCTGCTGTTCCAGCTCCCGTACGCGATCGTCGGCGTGTCGGTGATGACGGCGCTGCTGCCGCGGATGAGCCGGCACGCCTCCGAAGAACGCTTCGACCTGGTGCGCGACGACCTGACCACCGGCCTCAACCTGTCGTCGGTGATCATCATCCCGTCCGCGGCTCTGCTGTTCGCTCTCAGCCCGGAGCTCGTCACGGCGTTCTTCTCGCACGGCTCCACCGGCGTCGCGGACGGCCTGATGATCGCCAACGTGGTGCAGGCGTTCGCGCTGTCGCTGGTGCCGTTCGCGATCTTCCAGCTGCTGCTGCGGGTCTTCTACTCCCTGGCCGACACGCGGACACCCGCGCTGATCGCGATCGGCAACATCGCGATCAGCATCACTCTCGGCCTGATCGGCTACGCAATCCTGCCCACCGACATGATCGTCGAGGGCATCGCCATCGCGCTCGGCATCTCGTGGGTGGTCGGCTGCATGGTCGCCGCGCTCATCCTGCGCCGCCGCCTGGCCGGGCTCGAAGCACGACAGATGGTGCGCACTCACGTCAAGATCGCGGTCGCCACCGTTCCGGCGTTCGTTTTCGCGCTCGGAGTGCACGAACTCTTCGTGAAACTTTTCTATTATCAGCTGATCACTTCCGTGGCGGCGCTTGCCGTCGGAGGCGCGGGGGCCGCTGTGCTGTATGTGCTGGTTGCGCGCAGGCTGCGAATCTCCGAGGTGGAGACACTGGCCGGAACCGTGATGCGCAGGTTGCCCGGACGTGTCTCGAGTTAG
- a CDS encoding protein kinase family protein, producing MDDRVSEAGGSTFWKATDEILARPVAVLTFAPGFPRVHDVVTAARAASRLTDPRLTQVFDADDSGEQAYVVSEWVTGETLEDLLIEGPMEPGRAAAFLLEAAEALASAHAAGQAHLCLTPHNLVWTSGGTVKVTGLGVEAVLAGSTSDAPAAEDTQGLGQLLYAALTGHWCGTDGAQLPIAPSGPDGRPVPPGQLRRGMPQDIDEITCRSLHIPTRGAQEPLNAPSAFVAALKKVPRSPLPFVPLGGSTPGVVSRPDNPPHSHSSTSTSPVDPLSHTVPDAGSSRTQRTSAPPRAPRPAPVRHASGGGGGISMPVLAAIAVGVLILVALGGWGLSRMGGGDGGDGSKDKAGTKTSTSAKPTSQKLTIQAPLAYNRGPHPDGAAPSDLGKATDSSKTSYWTTQHYSSATYGGLRSGIGLVLDMGKTVTVSDVKVLMPAGAPGTVELHIGDSPTSSTPQISTGPASGQFELAGKQAKGRYVMLWFTKLPNIGEFKAKVRDVAVYGTE from the coding sequence TTGGACGACCGCGTAAGCGAAGCGGGTGGTTCTACATTCTGGAAAGCGACGGACGAGATTCTCGCCCGTCCCGTCGCCGTACTCACCTTCGCCCCGGGCTTTCCCCGGGTCCACGACGTGGTGACCGCGGCCCGCGCCGCCAGCCGGCTGACCGATCCCCGCCTCACCCAGGTCTTCGACGCCGACGACAGCGGCGAGCAGGCCTACGTCGTGAGCGAGTGGGTCACCGGCGAGACGCTTGAAGATCTCCTCATCGAAGGCCCGATGGAGCCCGGCCGCGCGGCCGCGTTCCTGCTCGAGGCCGCCGAGGCCCTCGCTTCCGCACACGCCGCGGGCCAGGCTCACCTGTGCCTCACGCCGCACAACCTCGTGTGGACCAGCGGCGGCACGGTCAAGGTCACCGGCCTTGGTGTCGAGGCCGTACTCGCCGGCTCCACCTCGGATGCTCCGGCGGCGGAGGACACGCAGGGGCTCGGCCAGCTGCTGTACGCCGCCCTCACCGGTCATTGGTGCGGAACCGACGGCGCTCAGCTGCCGATCGCGCCGTCCGGGCCCGACGGACGGCCGGTCCCCCCGGGCCAGTTGCGGCGCGGCATGCCGCAGGACATCGACGAGATCACCTGCCGGTCGCTGCACATCCCGACGCGAGGCGCTCAGGAGCCCCTGAACGCTCCATCGGCGTTCGTCGCGGCCCTGAAGAAGGTGCCGCGCTCTCCGTTGCCGTTCGTGCCGCTGGGGGGCTCTACGCCCGGGGTGGTCTCCCGGCCGGACAACCCGCCGCACTCGCACTCGAGCACGTCGACCTCGCCGGTCGACCCGCTCTCCCATACCGTTCCGGACGCCGGGTCGTCCCGTACCCAGCGCACGTCCGCTCCCCCGCGCGCCCCTCGTCCGGCACCCGTACGCCACGCGTCCGGCGGCGGAGGGGGGATCAGCATGCCCGTACTCGCGGCGATCGCGGTCGGCGTCCTGATCCTGGTGGCGCTCGGCGGCTGGGGTCTTTCCCGCATGGGCGGCGGCGACGGCGGCGACGGCTCCAAGGACAAGGCAGGCACGAAGACCAGCACGTCCGCCAAGCCGACCTCCCAGAAGCTCACGATCCAGGCCCCCTTGGCCTACAACCGGGGCCCGCACCCCGACGGCGCGGCCCCCAGCGACCTGGGAAAGGCCACCGACTCCAGCAAGACGAGCTACTGGACGACCCAGCACTACAGCTCCGCCACCTACGGCGGGTTGCGGTCCGGCATCGGGCTGGTCCTCGACATGGGCAAGACCGTGACGGTCTCCGACGTCAAGGTGCTCATGCCCGCGGGTGCCCCGGGCACCGTCGAGTTGCACATCGGCGACTCGCCCACCTCCAGCACGCCGCAGATCTCCACCGGCCCCGCGAGCGGGCAGTTCGAGCTGGCCGGCAAGCAGGCAAAGGGCCGCTACGTCATGTTGTGGTTCACCAAGCTGCCGAACATCGGGGAGTTCAAGGCCAAGGTGCGCGATGTCGCGGTGTACGGAACGGAGTAA